The proteins below come from a single Ovis aries strain OAR_USU_Benz2616 breed Rambouillet chromosome 18, ARS-UI_Ramb_v3.0, whole genome shotgun sequence genomic window:
- the LOC132658121 gene encoding 5-hydroxytryptamine receptor 1D-like, translated as MTDPLVSILGMFISITHTTAHTWSCVTSGHLLTSHAAKPPSWYWAITDTLENSKHQTVGHVAAMLAIIWAIFIHISIPSLLWQQAKAHEEISACLVNTSLISYIIYSICGALYIPPVLLIILYGQIYTNTWNHILTPLLLYGKYFTNISSKTARSLLCSFKASLHEGHSYLISSPLIFNHVKIKLVDSVLEHKRISAA; from the coding sequence ATGACTGACCCCTTAGTTTCTATTTTGGGCATGTTCATCAGCATCACACATACAACTGCCCACACCTGGAGTTGTGTGACATCTGGTCATCTTCTGACATCACATGCTGCAAAGCCTCCATCCTGGTACTGGGCCATCACTGATACCCTGGAGAACAGTAAACACCAGACAGTGGGCCATGTGGCTGCCATGCTTGCCATCATCTGGGCCATTTTCATCCACATCTCCATCCCATCACTCTTGTGGCAGCAGGCTAAAGCTCATGAAGAAATATCAGCTTGCCTGGTGAATACTTCACTGATCTCTTACATTATCTATTCCATTTGTGGGGCCCTCTACATCCCGCCTGTATTGCTCATTATCCTCTATGGACAAATCTACACAAACACCTGGAACCACATCCTGACTCCATTATTACTTTATGGGAAGTACTTCACCAACATCTCATCAAAGACTGCGAGGTCCTTGCTCTGCTCGTTCAAAGCCAGCCTTCATGAGGGGCACTCTTATTTGATCAGTTCCCCTCTTATTTTCAACCATGTGAAAATCAAGCTTGTGGATAGTGTTCTGGAGCACAAGAGGATTTCTGCTGCTTGA